TTACCGCTACCGGTAGGGCCTATTAGCAGTACATTTGATTTTGCTATTTCCGTGTCGTCGTCATCTTTTACGTCATTTTTAAAGATACGTTTGTAGTGATTATATACGGCTACACTTATAAGTTTACGTGCACGCTCTTGACCTATTACATAATCGCCTAAAAAATTATCCAACTCTTTAGGTGTCATAAGTTTATCGACTGCATCTATCAACTCAGAAGATTCAACGGCACTTCCTTGTTCGTCACCAAACATCACTTTGTAAGCTGAAATTACACAGTTTTTACATATATATACGCCGTTTCCAGAAATTATAGGATTTTGTTCGTTTTCACTTGCACCGCAAAAGCTACATTTTCTCTCTATCATTTGGTTTTCCTTTCATAAGGTATACCTCTTTTTGTCTCTATGGCAAATTCACATATATTTTTGACAAAACTGTTTTTAGAATCTTTTAAGATTTCAGCAGCACTGTCTTTTAACGGCTGACCGCTTTCAAAAAGTTTTCTATAAGCTGATTTTATCTCATTTATATCATCGCGTTCCAAATGGCGTCTAAGACCGTTAAGGTTAAGTCCTCTAAGAGTTGCACGGTTACCCTCGGCCATACAATACGGAGGTACGTCTTGTGTCAGTGCACTTGCTCCGCCAATCATTGCATAGTCACCTATGTGTACAAACTGATGCACTGCTACTCCGCCTCCGCCTATAACTACATGGTCTCCTATCTCGACATGTCCGGCTAATGCAGCAGAATTTGCCAATATACAGTTGTTTCCTACTATAACATCATGTCCAAGATGAACATAACCCATAAAAAGATTATTGTTCCCGATTACGGTTTTACTGCCACCGCCTTCGGTTCCAGGGTTAAAAAGCGTAAATTCACGAATTGTATTATTGTCTCCGATAATAAGTTCAACTTCTTCACCCCTAAATTTTAAATCTTGAGGGATTGAGCCTATAACCGCATGAGAAAATATTCTATTGTTTTTGCCGATGGTAGTTTTACCGTATATACAAGCACCTTGTGCAATAGTAGTACCGTCTCCGATAGTCGATTCACTTGAGATAAAACAAAATGCTCCAATCTCTACATTTTCACCTATTACAGCCCCATCTTCTATGATTGCTTGCGGTGATATTTTACTCATATTTAAAACCTTTACTTATCTACGATCATAGCTTTTAAATCAGCTTCTGAAACAAGTTTGTCATCAACAAAAGCTTCACCTCTTAACATCCAAATAGCAGCTTTTTGTTTTACAATTGAAATTCTGTATTCTAATCTGTCTCCGGGTTTAACTGGGGTTCTAAATTTTGCATTATCGATGCTCATAAAATATACTACTTTTTTTGCAGCTTCTTCCTCTGTCATCTCCATACTTTGAAATGCCAAAATTCCTCCGGCTTGAGCCATACCTTCTAGTATCATAACACCGGGATATATAGGGTGTCCGGGAAAGTGACCTTGAAATACGGGTTCACTTATACTTATGTTCTTATAGCCTACCAAGTTTTTATTTATATTTACTTCAGTGATTCTATCAACAAGTAAAAAGGGGTAACGATGGGGAATAATTTTTTGAATTTGAGTTACATCCATAACCATATAAAACAGCCTTATATAATAATTTTGGATATTTTAGCTAAAAAAAGTTTACAGTTAGATTATAAGGTTATCAGTTTTTCTTTAACATCATCATATATTTTTGCATCCAATTCATATGTAATCTTTGCATCAGGTATAGTATCGACTATAATTACGGGGCTGAGGTCTAATAAATAGTTGTTTTCATTCTTTAAAATTAAATTTCTGATTTTTAGTTCATTTTCAAAATTTTCTTGTCCGTAAATTAGTTCAAAAACGTTTTTATACTCAGTTGAAGCTATTGCATTATAATAATCTAATGTAATAATTTTTATCTCATCTTTATTTAAATAATAGACTTTGTCGTGTTCAAATTCTATGCGTCCTTGTGCTTTTTTTCTATTCAGTAAAGAGTAAGAAAGTGTATAAGAAGGTATTATTTCACGTTTGCCTTTTATAAGTCTTGATGAAAATTGACGATAGTTTAAAAACTTTTGTTTTAGAATTTTATATTTAACACCTTTATCTTCTAGTTCTATCCTCTTTTTATAAAACTCTAATCTTTCCTCGATAGAAGCAGGAAGAATTGCCCCTGAAACAGGTGAAAACATCTCATCCATAAGTCTATTTTGTTGTTCACGTTGTATAGTTAAACCATAGATGCATCCACAGTAGTCTTGACGATATAGTTGTTCTTCTTTAGTAACACGTGATTGGTCTTGTGTGCCGCCACCGGAGCGATAGTCAACTGCTATAAATTTTACGCCGTGCTTTTTCTCAAATAATTCTCCTGAGCGTTTTAGTTGCTCTTGAGATTTTAAAGGGCTTACAAGAAGTGTTGTTGTGAAAGTTGTCTCGCCAAGTTCTAGTGCTTTATTTGCCGATGTTTCAAAGCGTTTATCAAAACATACTTCGCATCTGGCACCTTTTTCAGGCTCTTTCTCTAGCCCTTTGACTGCATCCATCCAAGATTCATAATCGTATTCACCCTCTATTACTTCGATGCCAAGTTTTTTGCATGAACGTTGTACATCTAAAAGTCTGAGTTGATATTCTGAATATGGATGTATATTTGGGTCGTAGAAAAAGCCTGTAAGCTTCTCCTGCGGGTAGTCCTTTTGTAGCTTTTCTAAAAAGAAGTGGGAATCTACGCTACAACATATGTGGACCAGCATATTGTCTTCTTATAAAGCAGCAAAGCTACTTTATAATTCCTCTCACTGAAGCTACACCTATCGGCGAGAGGTTATTATTAAACATTATCTATTTTCTACTACGCTTATAGAGTTTATAGCATCTTGCATCTCTATAGAGTCAAGAACTGCAAAACTATCTGCATCGTCTTCTTCGATAAGACCAAAAACAGTATGGACACCGTCTAAGTGAGGAGTTGGAACGAAAGTGATGAAAAATTGGCTTCCACCTGTATTTGGACCTGCGTGTGCCATTGAAAGTGCACCACGTCTATGAATAGTAGTGTTTTTCTCAGTTTCACAAGGGATAGCCCAGTCCGGTCCTCCTGTTCCTGTACCGTGAGGGCATCCGCCTTGAGCCATAAAGCCCGGTATTACACGGTGGAAGTTAAGGTTATCGTAAAAACCGGTATTAGCTAAATGTGCAAAGTTTGCAACCGTATTTGGAGTCTCCTCAGGAAGCAGTTTAATCCAGATAATACCTTTTGCAGTATCTATCTTCGCGTATTGAAATTTATTGATCTCTTCTTGAGATAAGTCGTATGTTTTAAGTTCTGTTCTTCCAAACATTATAAATCCTTATTTGGCATTTTTTTAATATTTGGAATTATAGTGAAATTTTTTAAACACAATTTTAGTAAACTTACATTTGAAAAGAAAATAGATAAAAGGATTGTGTAATCATGTTCATAAGTAAGATAGATAATTATTTTATGAAGAAAAAAAATAGTATTACTATAAAACAAGCTGATTTTTTTACAATATTTATCGTATTTATTTTTACTGTTATATTTGCGTTTTTACTTATTGAAGAAAATTATTTTGATTACGAAAGAACACTTTTAAAAGAGTTGTCTATATCCGGAGAAAATCTTAACGAAGAACAGATGCAAAAATATCACGAAACAAAAAAAGAACTAAAAAGAATATTTATAAAAAATACAATTGCAATTGCTACACTCGCTTTTATACTTTTTACTATAGTTCTTGGTCTTTATAAAATACTTAACTATCTATTGCAGAGAGATTTACAAGTTTTTTTAAAATTTTTTAAAGAGACCGCGCATAAAGATTATGTCTTAAATCCGCATACTATATTTTTTAAAGATTTTAAAATAATGGTCGGTTATGCAAATAATATGGTGGATACGATAAGTGAGCAAAAAAGAATATTAAAAGATTTAAATCAAAACCTTGAAGACAGGGTTAAGAAAAAAACAATTAATCTACAAGAAACAAATAAAAAACTACTACAAGAAAAAGAGTTTTCAGAAGAGATACTAGATGCACAAAAAAAGTTTCTTCGTTATACGGTACATGAAACAAATACCCCTCTTAGTGTCATTCTTACTTCAATAGAACTCTACACTATGAAACATCCAAAGGATAAGCATCTATCAAAAATAGAAGCGGCTGTTAAAAATATATTTAGCATCTATGATGATTTAAGTTACTTGGTAAAAAAAGACCAAGTTGAATATCCGAAATCTATGATTAATTTTGGAGACTATATAAGTTATAGAATAGATTTTTTTAAAGATGTAGCTACCATGTCTAAAGTTAGTTTTGATTATAATGTGCCTGAAGAAAATTTACATATATATTTTAACAAGACAAAATTACAACGTATTGTAGATAATACGATTACAAATGCGATTAAATATACATTGGCAGGTGAAATTATAGATGTAAATTTAAAACAGTTTGGTTCAAACATAGAGTTTTCTATGTCTAGTAAATCAAAAGCTATTAAAGAAATCGATAAAGTGTTTGAAGCATACTATAGAGAAGAAAAAAACCGCGAAGGTTTTGGACTTGGACTTCAAATGGTACGAAATATTTGTGATGAAGAGGGTGTCGAGATTAAAGTTAGTTCGGATGAGAATAAAACATCTTTTACATATGTATTTAAAATGATAGGCGAATAATATGAAAATATTACTACTTGAAGATGAATTGATGCTTAATGAATCCATATGCGAGTTTTTAGAAGCTCAAGGGCATAAAGTTCAAACTTTTGTCGATGGTCTTGAAGCTCTTGAAGCTATTAAAGAAAATGCATACGATTTACTGATTTTAGATATAAACGTGCCGGGAATGGACGGGCTGAGTTTTTTAGAAAAGATACATGAGTTAAAAATCCACTCTCC
The genomic region above belongs to Sulfurimonas lithotrophica and contains:
- the lpxA gene encoding acyl-ACP--UDP-N-acetylglucosamine O-acyltransferase — protein: MSKISPQAIIEDGAVIGENVEIGAFCFISSESTIGDGTTIAQGACIYGKTTIGKNNRIFSHAVIGSIPQDLKFRGEEVELIIGDNNTIREFTLFNPGTEGGGSKTVIGNNNLFMGYVHLGHDVIVGNNCILANSAALAGHVEIGDHVVIGGGGVAVHQFVHIGDYAMIGGASALTQDVPPYCMAEGNRATLRGLNLNGLRRHLERDDINEIKSAYRKLFESGQPLKDSAAEILKDSKNSFVKNICEFAIETKRGIPYERKTK
- the fabZ gene encoding 3-hydroxyacyl-ACP dehydratase FabZ, with translation MVMDVTQIQKIIPHRYPFLLVDRITEVNINKNLVGYKNISISEPVFQGHFPGHPIYPGVMILEGMAQAGGILAFQSMEMTEEEAAKKVVYFMSIDNAKFRTPVKPGDRLEYRISIVKQKAAIWMLRGEAFVDDKLVSEADLKAMIVDK
- a CDS encoding epoxyqueuosine reductase QueH produces the protein MLVHICCSVDSHFFLEKLQKDYPQEKLTGFFYDPNIHPYSEYQLRLLDVQRSCKKLGIEVIEGEYDYESWMDAVKGLEKEPEKGARCEVCFDKRFETSANKALELGETTFTTTLLVSPLKSQEQLKRSGELFEKKHGVKFIAVDYRSGGGTQDQSRVTKEEQLYRQDYCGCIYGLTIQREQQNRLMDEMFSPVSGAILPASIEERLEFYKKRIELEDKGVKYKILKQKFLNYRQFSSRLIKGKREIIPSYTLSYSLLNRKKAQGRIEFEHDKVYYLNKDEIKIITLDYYNAIASTEYKNVFELIYGQENFENELKIRNLILKNENNYLLDLSPVIIVDTIPDAKITYELDAKIYDDVKEKLITL
- a CDS encoding peptidylprolyl isomerase; translated protein: MFGRTELKTYDLSQEEINKFQYAKIDTAKGIIWIKLLPEETPNTVANFAHLANTGFYDNLNFHRVIPGFMAQGGCPHGTGTGGPDWAIPCETEKNTTIHRRGALSMAHAGPNTGGSQFFITFVPTPHLDGVHTVFGLIEEDDADSFAVLDSIEMQDAINSISVVENR
- a CDS encoding sensor histidine kinase produces the protein MFISKIDNYFMKKKNSITIKQADFFTIFIVFIFTVIFAFLLIEENYFDYERTLLKELSISGENLNEEQMQKYHETKKELKRIFIKNTIAIATLAFILFTIVLGLYKILNYLLQRDLQVFLKFFKETAHKDYVLNPHTIFFKDFKIMVGYANNMVDTISEQKRILKDLNQNLEDRVKKKTINLQETNKKLLQEKEFSEEILDAQKKFLRYTVHETNTPLSVILTSIELYTMKHPKDKHLSKIEAAVKNIFSIYDDLSYLVKKDQVEYPKSMINFGDYISYRIDFFKDVATMSKVSFDYNVPEENLHIYFNKTKLQRIVDNTITNAIKYTLAGEIIDVNLKQFGSNIEFSMSSKSKAIKEIDKVFEAYYREEKNREGFGLGLQMVRNICDEEGVEIKVSSDENKTSFTYVFKMIGE